The proteins below are encoded in one region of Peromyscus eremicus chromosome 10, PerEre_H2_v1, whole genome shotgun sequence:
- the LOC131920880 gene encoding U2 small nuclear ribonucleoprotein auxiliary factor 35 kDa subunit-related protein 1, translating to MATQETVIPEKLSHKKYRAALRKEKRKKRRQNMARLRALAAPPEEEEDVSTDEQLKEKLLELERQKLHEEWLLREEKAQEEFRIKKKKEEAARKQREEQERQIKLEWEEQQKKQREEEEQKLREKREREEAVQKMLDQAENDGTWQNPEPPQELRLEKYRASCPFYSKTGACRFGNRCSRKHDFPTSSPTLLVKSMFTTFGMEQCRRDDYDSDASLEYSEEETYQQFLDFYHDVLPEFKNVGKVIQFKVSCNLEPHLRGNVYVQYQSEEECQAALSLFNGRWYAGRQLQCEFCPVTRWKIAICGLFEMQKCPKGKHCNFLHVFRNPNNEFREANRDIYLSPAWTGFSGKNSDKRERKDHHEEYYGKPRTAHSSPHHSSKRNRESERKSTHRKKSHKQETRGHERHGSRRGREEDDSPGPQSQSHRA from the coding sequence ATGGCAACACAAGAGACTGTGATTCCTGAAAAACTGAGCCACAAAAAATACAGGGCTGCCCTGAGGAAGGAGAAACGCAAGAAACGTCGGCAGAATATGGCTCGGCTGAGAGCCCTTGCAGCCCCCccggaagaggaggaggatgtttCTACTGACGAACAACTTAAAGAGAAATTATTGGAGCTAGAGCGACAAAAATTACATGAAGAgtggctgctgagggaggagaaggcacaagaagaattcagaataaagaagaaaaaagaagaagccgCTAGAAAACAGAGGGAAGAACAGGAGAGACAGATAAAGTTGGAATGGgaagaacaacagaaaaaacagagagaagaggaggagcagaagcTCCGAGAGAAGAGGGAGCGAGAGGAAGCGGTGCAGAAAATGCTGGACCAGGCTGAAAATGATGGCACTTGGCAGAACCCAGAACCGCCCCAGGAATTAAGACTGGAGAAATACCGAGCCAGTTGTCCCTTCTACAGTAAAACGGGAGCGTGCCGCTTTGGAAACAGGTGTTCACGGAAACATGACTTCCCCACATCAAGCCCCACCCTTCTTGTGAAGAGTATGTTTACAACATTTGGAATGGAGCAGTGCAGAAGGGATGACTATGACTCTGACGCCAGCCTGGAGTACAGCGAGGAGGAGACCTACCAGCAGTTCCTGGACTTCTACCATGATGTGCTGCCCGAGTTCAAGAACGTGGGGAAAGTGATTCAGTTCAAGGTGAGCTGCAACTTGGAGCCTCATCTGCGGGGCAATGTGTATGTTCAGTACCAGTCGGAAGAAGAATGCCAAGCAGCCCTCTCTCTCTTTAATGGAAGATGGTACGCGGGACGACAGCTTCAGTGTGAATTCTGCCCAGTGACCCGGTGGAAAATTGCAATTTGTGGTTTATTTGAAATGCAAAAGTGTCCAAAAGGAAAGCACTGCAACTTTCTTCATGTGTTCAGAAATCCCAACAATGAATTTAGAGAAGCTAACAGAGACATCTACCTGTCTCCAGCTTGGACTGGCTTCTCTGGTAAAAACTCAgacaagagggagaggaaggaccaCCATGAGGAATACTATGGCAAGCCAAGGACTGCCCACTCTAGTCCACACCACTCCTCCAAGAGAAACAGGGAGTCAGAGAGGAAGAGTACTCACAGGAAGAAATCTCACAAACAGGAAACAAGGGGTCATGAGAGGCACGGttcaagaagaggaagagaagaggatgaCAGTCCAGGCCCACAAAGCCAGAGCCACAGAGCCTGA